A region of Betta splendens chromosome 13, fBetSpl5.4, whole genome shotgun sequence DNA encodes the following proteins:
- the LOC114868603 gene encoding cytochrome P450 2G1-like isoform X1 codes for MDVSATVILAGLILVLIWFSVKTSRKHRLPPGPFALPLIGNLPQVDKHAPFKSFLKFSETYGPVMTVYLGWQRMVVLVGYDAVKEALVDQADDFTGRGQVPFALKATRGYGLIISNGERWRQLRRFTLTTLRDFGMGRKGMEEWIQEESKHVRDHIETFKAKSFDPTFLLSCTISNVICCLVFGERFDYEDKQFLRLLYIISEILKFASSPWGQMYNLFPWLMERLPGRHHSLFDEVGEMRVFIEKKILEHKETLDPSSPRDYIDSFLIRIDQEKNNPTTEFSHDNLVSTVLNLFLAGTETTSSTIRYGLSALIKYPNIQEKMQQEIDTVIGKERCPNMEDRKSLPFTDAVIHEVQRYLDITPFSVPHYALKDISFRGYTIPKDTVILPLLHSVLKEEKQWATPGSFNPQHFLDQNGNFKKHPAFMPFSAGKRACVGEALARMELFIFMVSLLQHFTFSCAEGPDSINLNPAYSSFANVPRRHNIIATPR; via the exons ATGGACGTTTCTGCTACAGTGATACTAGCAGGGCTGATCCTAGTCCTGATATGGTTCAGTGTGAAGACCAGTAGGAAGCACCGTTTGcctccagggccctttgctctGCCTCTCATAGGAAACCTGCCACAGGTGGACAAACATGCACCTTTTAAGAGCTTTCTCAAG TTCAGTGAAACCTATGGTCCTGTGATGACAGTGTACCTGGGGTGGCAGCGCATGGTGGTCCTTGTAGGATATGACGCAGTGAAGGAGGCTCTGGTGGACCAGGCAGACGACTTTACAGGCAGAGGACAAGTACCGTTTGCACTCAAAGCTACCAGAGGCTATG GTTTGATAATCAGCAACGGGGAGCGTTGGCGCCAACTTCGCCGTTTCACTCTGACCACTTTAAGAGACTTTGGAATGGGACGTAAAGGGATGGAGGAGTGGATCCAGGAGGAGAGCAAACACGTCAGGGATCACATAGAAACGTTCAAAG CCAAGTCTTTTGACCCAACATTCCTGTTAAGCTGCACCATCTCTAACGTGATCTGCTGCTTGGTGTTTGGGGAGCGCTTCGACTATGAAGACAAGCAGTTCCTGCGACTCCTCTACATCATATCTGAGATTTTGAAGTTTGCCAGCAGCCCCTGGGGTCAG ATGTACAACCTCTTTCCTTGGTTAATGGAACGTCTTCCTGGACGACATCACAGCCTTTTTGATGAGGTTGGGGAAATGAGAGTGTTCATTGAGAAGAAGATCCTTGAGCACAAAGAAACACTGGACCCCAGCTCCCCGAGAGACTACATTGACTCTTTCCTCATCCGAATCGATCAG GAAAAGAACAATCCTACAACTGAATTCAGTCATGACAACTTGGTGTCCACAGTTCTGAATCTGTTCCTGGCGGGAACTGAAACCACCAGCTCCACCATCAGATATGGCCTCAGTGCCCTGATTAAATACCCAAACATCCAGG AAAAAATGCAGCAGGAGATTGACACGGTGATTGGAAAGGAGCGCTGCCCCAACATGGAGGACAGGAAGTCCCTCCCCTTcacagatgctgtcattcatGAGGTTCAGCGTTACCTGGATATTACTCCTTTCAGTGTCCCTCACTATGCGCTCAAGGACATCTCCTTCAGGGGTTACACAATCCCCAAG GACACTGTGATTCTGCCATTGTTGCACTCTGTGCTCAAAGAGGAAAAGCAATGGGCAACACCCGGGTCCTTCAACCCACAGCACTTCCTGGACCAGAATGGCAACTTCAAGAAACATCCTGCATTCATGCCGTTTTCTGCAG GAAAGAGAGCGTGTGTTGGAGAGGCTCTGGCTCGTATGGAGCTGTTCATCTTCAtggtgtctctgctgcagcatttcaCCTTCTCCTGTGCTGAAGGCCCCGACAGTATTAACCTCAATCCAGCGTACAGCAGCTTTGCTAATGTTCCTCGCAGGCATAACATTATAGCTACCCCACGGTGA
- the LOC114868603 gene encoding cytochrome P450 2G1-like isoform X2, which produces MVVLVGYDAVKEALVDQADDFTGRGQVPFALKATRGYGLIISNGERWRQLRRFTLTTLRDFGMGRKGMEEWIQEESKHVRDHIETFKAKSFDPTFLLSCTISNVICCLVFGERFDYEDKQFLRLLYIISEILKFASSPWGQMYNLFPWLMERLPGRHHSLFDEVGEMRVFIEKKILEHKETLDPSSPRDYIDSFLIRIDQEKNNPTTEFSHDNLVSTVLNLFLAGTETTSSTIRYGLSALIKYPNIQEKMQQEIDTVIGKERCPNMEDRKSLPFTDAVIHEVQRYLDITPFSVPHYALKDISFRGYTIPKDTVILPLLHSVLKEEKQWATPGSFNPQHFLDQNGNFKKHPAFMPFSAGKRACVGEALARMELFIFMVSLLQHFTFSCAEGPDSINLNPAYSSFANVPRRHNIIATPR; this is translated from the exons ATGGTGGTCCTTGTAGGATATGACGCAGTGAAGGAGGCTCTGGTGGACCAGGCAGACGACTTTACAGGCAGAGGACAAGTACCGTTTGCACTCAAAGCTACCAGAGGCTATG GTTTGATAATCAGCAACGGGGAGCGTTGGCGCCAACTTCGCCGTTTCACTCTGACCACTTTAAGAGACTTTGGAATGGGACGTAAAGGGATGGAGGAGTGGATCCAGGAGGAGAGCAAACACGTCAGGGATCACATAGAAACGTTCAAAG CCAAGTCTTTTGACCCAACATTCCTGTTAAGCTGCACCATCTCTAACGTGATCTGCTGCTTGGTGTTTGGGGAGCGCTTCGACTATGAAGACAAGCAGTTCCTGCGACTCCTCTACATCATATCTGAGATTTTGAAGTTTGCCAGCAGCCCCTGGGGTCAG ATGTACAACCTCTTTCCTTGGTTAATGGAACGTCTTCCTGGACGACATCACAGCCTTTTTGATGAGGTTGGGGAAATGAGAGTGTTCATTGAGAAGAAGATCCTTGAGCACAAAGAAACACTGGACCCCAGCTCCCCGAGAGACTACATTGACTCTTTCCTCATCCGAATCGATCAG GAAAAGAACAATCCTACAACTGAATTCAGTCATGACAACTTGGTGTCCACAGTTCTGAATCTGTTCCTGGCGGGAACTGAAACCACCAGCTCCACCATCAGATATGGCCTCAGTGCCCTGATTAAATACCCAAACATCCAGG AAAAAATGCAGCAGGAGATTGACACGGTGATTGGAAAGGAGCGCTGCCCCAACATGGAGGACAGGAAGTCCCTCCCCTTcacagatgctgtcattcatGAGGTTCAGCGTTACCTGGATATTACTCCTTTCAGTGTCCCTCACTATGCGCTCAAGGACATCTCCTTCAGGGGTTACACAATCCCCAAG GACACTGTGATTCTGCCATTGTTGCACTCTGTGCTCAAAGAGGAAAAGCAATGGGCAACACCCGGGTCCTTCAACCCACAGCACTTCCTGGACCAGAATGGCAACTTCAAGAAACATCCTGCATTCATGCCGTTTTCTGCAG GAAAGAGAGCGTGTGTTGGAGAGGCTCTGGCTCGTATGGAGCTGTTCATCTTCAtggtgtctctgctgcagcatttcaCCTTCTCCTGTGCTGAAGGCCCCGACAGTATTAACCTCAATCCAGCGTACAGCAGCTTTGCTAATGTTCCTCGCAGGCATAACATTATAGCTACCCCACGGTGA
- the LOC114867745 gene encoding cytochrome P450 2G1-like yields MDLSATVILAGLILVLIWFSVKTSRKHRLPPGPFALPLIGNLPQVDKHAPFKSFLKFSKTYGPVMTVYLGCQRMVVLVGYDAVKEALVDQADDFTGRGQAPFALKTTKGYGLIISNGERWRQLRRFTLTTLRDFGMGRKGMEEWIQEESKHVRDHIQTFKAKSFDPTFLLSCTISNVICCLVFGERFDYEDKQFLRLLYIISEAVKFASSPWGQMYNLFPWLMERLPGRHHSLYAEIQEMKAVIEKKIQDHKETLDPSSPRDYIDSFLIRIDQEKNNPTTEFNHDNLVITVLNLFLAGTETTSSTIRYGLSALIKYPNIQEKMQQEIDTVIGKERCPNMEDRKSLPFTDAVIHEVQRYLDITPFSVPHYALKDISFRGYTIPKDTVILPLLHSVLKEEKQWATPGSFNPQHFLDQNGNFKKHPAFMPFSAGKRACVGEALARMELFIFMVSLLQHFTFSCAEGPDSINLNPAYSSFANVPRRHNIIATPR; encoded by the exons ATGGACCTTTCTGCTACAGTGATACTAGCAGGGCTGATCCTAGTCCTGATATGGTTCAGTGTGAAGACCAGTAGGAAGCACCGTTTGcctccagggccctttgctctGCCTCTCATAGGAAACCTGCCACAGGTGGACAAACATGCACCTTTTAAGAGCTTTCTCAAG TTCAGCAAAACCTATGGTCCTGTGATGACAGTGTACCTGGGGTGTCAGCGCATGGTGGTCCTTGTAGGATATGACGCAGTGAAGGAGGCTCTGGTGGACCAGGCAGACGACTTTACAGGCAGAGGACAAGCACCGTTTGCACTCAAAACAACCAAAGGCTATG GTTTGATAATCAGTAACGGGGAGCGTTGGCGCCAACTTCGCCGTTTCACTCTGACCACTTTAAGAGACTTTGGGATGGGACGTAAAGGGATGGAGGAGTGGATCCAGGAGGAGAGCAAACACGTTAGGGATCACATACAGACATTTAAAG CCAAGTCTTTTGACCCAACATTCCTGTTAAGCTGCACCATCTCTAACGTGATCTGCTGCTTGGTGTTTGGGGAGCGCTTCGACTATGAAGACAAGCAGTTCCTGCGTCTCCTCTACATCATATCCGAAGCTGTAAAATTTGCCAGCAGCCCCTGGGGTCAG ATGTACAACCTCTTTCCCTGGCTAATGGAACGTCTGCCTGGACGACATCACAGCCTTTATGCGGAGATTCAGGAAATGAAAGCGGTCATTGAGAAGAAGATCCAGGACCACAAGGAAACACTGGACCCCAGCTCCCCGAGAGACTACATTGACTCTTTCCTCATCCGAATCGATCAG GAAAAGAACAATCCTACAACTGAATTCAATCATGACAACTTGGTAATTACAGTTCTGAATCTGTTCCTGGCGGGAACTGAAACCACCAGCTCCACCATCAGATATGGCCTCAGTGCCCTGATTAAATACCCAAACATCCAGG AAAAAATGCAGCAGGAGATTGACACAGTGATTGGAAAGGAGCGCTGCCCCAACATGGAGGACAGGAAGTCCCTCCCCTTcacagatgctgtcattcatGAGGTTCAGCGTTACCTGGATATTACTCCTTTCAGTGTCCCTCACTATGCGCTCAAGGACATCTCCTTCAGGGGTTACACAATCCCCAAG GACACTGTGATTCTGCCATTGTTGCACTCTGTGCTCAAAGAGGAAAAGCAATGGGCAACACCCGGGTCCTTCAACCCACAGCACTTCCTGGACCAGAATGGCAACTTCAAGAAACATCCTGCATTCATGCCGTTTTCTGCAG GAAAGAGAGCGTGTGTTGGAGAGGCTCTGGCTCGTATGGAGCTGTTCATCTTCAtggtgtctctgctgcagcatttcaCCTTCTCCTGTGCTGAAGGCCCCGACAGTATTAACCTCAATCCAGCGTACAGCAGCTTTGCTAATGTTCCTCGCAGGCATAACATCATCGCTACCCCACGGTGA
- the LOC114867746 gene encoding cytochrome P450 2G1-like isoform X1 codes for MDLSATVILAGLILVLIWFSVKSRKHRLPPGPFALPLIGNLPQVDKHAPFKSFLKFSETYGPVITVYLGWKRTVILAGYEAVKEALVDQADDFAGRNQAALALKLNRGYGLIISNGERWRQLRRFTLTTLRDFGMGRKGMEEWIQEESKHVRDHIEMFKAKPFDPTFLLSCSVSNVICCLVFGQRFNYKDKEFLRLLNIISSVVTFSSSPQGQIYNIFPWLMERLPGRHHSLFLETLEVKRFVEMKIREHKETLDPSSPRDYIDRFLIQTSQEKNNPTTEFNHDNLVITVMNLFLAGTETTSSTIRYGLSALIKYPNIQEKMQQEIDTVIGKERCPNMEDRKSLPFTDAVIHEVQRYLDIAPFSVPHYALKDISFRGYTIPKDTVILPLLHSVLKEEKQWATPGSFNPQHFLDQNGNFKKHPAFMPFSAGKRACVGEGLARMELFIFMVSLLQHFTFSCAEGPDSINLNPEYSSFANVPRRHDIIATPR; via the exons ATGGACCTTTCTGCTACAGTGATACTAGCAGGGCTGATCCTAGTCCTGATATGGTTCAGTGTAAAGAGTAGGAAGCACCGTTTGcctccagggccctttgctctGCCTCTCATAGGAAACCTGCCACAGGTGGACAAACATGCACCTTTTAAGAGCTTTCTCAAG TTCAGTGAAACCTATGGTCCTGTGATCACAGTGTACCTGGGTTGGAAGCGGACGGTTATTCTGGCAGGATATGAAGCAGTGAAGGAGGCTCTGGTGGACCAGGCAGACGACTTCGCAGGCAGGAACCAAGCAGCACTTGCACTCAAATTAAACAGAGGCTATG GTTTGATAATCAGCAACGGGGAGCGTTGGCGCCAACTTCGCCGTTTCACTCTGACCACTTTAAGAGACTTTGGGATGGGACGTAAAGGGATGGAGGAGTGGATCCAGGAGGAGAGCAAACACGTTAGGGATCACATAGAAATGTTCAAag CAAAGCCCTTTGACCCGACattcctgctgagctgcagcgtttcTAACGTGATCTGCTGCTTGGTGTTTGGCCAACGCTTCaactacaaagacaaagagTTCCTACGTCTCCTCAACATTATTTCTAGTGTGGTTACGTTTAGCAGCAGCCCTCAGGGTCAG ATATACAACATCTTTCCTTGGCTAATGGAGCGTCTTCCTGGACGCCATCACAGCCTTTTCCTTGAGACTCTGGAGGTGAAACGGTTCGTTGAGATGAAGATCAGAGAGCACAAAGAAACTCTGGACCCCAGCTCCCCGAGAGACTACATTGACCGCTTCCTCATCCAAACCAGTCAG GAAAAGAACAATCCTACAACTGAATTCAATCATGACAACTTGGTAATTACAGTGATGAATCTGTTCCTGGCGGGAACTGAAACCACCAGCTCCACCATCAGATATGGCCTCAGTGCCCTGATTAAATACCCAAACATCCAGG AAAAAATGCAGCAGGAGATTGACACAGTGATTGGAAAGGAGCGCTGCCCCAACATGGAGGACAGGAAGTCCCTCCCCTTcacagatgctgtcattcatGAGGTTCAGCGTTACCTGGATATTGCTCCTTTCAGTGTCCCTCACTATGCGCTCAAGGACATCTCCTTCAGGGGTTACACAATCCCCAAG GACACTGTGATTCTGCCATTGTTGCACTCTGTGCTCAAAGAGGAAAAGCAATGGGCAACACCCGGGTCCTTCAACCCCCAGCACTTCCTGGACCAGAATGGCAACTTCAAGAAACATCCTGCATTCATGCCGTTTTCTGCAG GAAAGAGAGCGTGTGTTGGGGAAGGTCTGGCTCGTATGGAGCTGTTCATCTTCAtggtgtctctgctgcagcatttcaCCTTCTCCTGTGCTGAAGGCCCCGACAGTATTAACCTCAATCCAGAGTACAGCAGCTTTGCTAATGTTCCTCGCAGGCATGACATCATCGCTACCCCACGGTGA
- the LOC114867746 gene encoding cytochrome P450 2C31-like isoform X2, producing the protein MVTHDISNHACQIIPYASVQFGHIILPGLIISNGERWRQLRRFTLTTLRDFGMGRKGMEEWIQEESKHVRDHIEMFKAKPFDPTFLLSCSVSNVICCLVFGQRFNYKDKEFLRLLNIISSVVTFSSSPQGQIYNIFPWLMERLPGRHHSLFLETLEVKRFVEMKIREHKETLDPSSPRDYIDRFLIQTSQEKNNPTTEFNHDNLVITVMNLFLAGTETTSSTIRYGLSALIKYPNIQEKMQQEIDTVIGKERCPNMEDRKSLPFTDAVIHEVQRYLDIAPFSVPHYALKDISFRGYTIPKDTVILPLLHSVLKEEKQWATPGSFNPQHFLDQNGNFKKHPAFMPFSAGKRACVGEGLARMELFIFMVSLLQHFTFSCAEGPDSINLNPEYSSFANVPRRHDIIATPR; encoded by the exons ATGGTAACACACGACATCTCAAATCATGCCTGTCAAATCATCCCTTATGCATCAGTCCAATTTGGTCACATTATATTACCAGGTTTGATAATCAGCAACGGGGAGCGTTGGCGCCAACTTCGCCGTTTCACTCTGACCACTTTAAGAGACTTTGGGATGGGACGTAAAGGGATGGAGGAGTGGATCCAGGAGGAGAGCAAACACGTTAGGGATCACATAGAAATGTTCAAag CAAAGCCCTTTGACCCGACattcctgctgagctgcagcgtttcTAACGTGATCTGCTGCTTGGTGTTTGGCCAACGCTTCaactacaaagacaaagagTTCCTACGTCTCCTCAACATTATTTCTAGTGTGGTTACGTTTAGCAGCAGCCCTCAGGGTCAG ATATACAACATCTTTCCTTGGCTAATGGAGCGTCTTCCTGGACGCCATCACAGCCTTTTCCTTGAGACTCTGGAGGTGAAACGGTTCGTTGAGATGAAGATCAGAGAGCACAAAGAAACTCTGGACCCCAGCTCCCCGAGAGACTACATTGACCGCTTCCTCATCCAAACCAGTCAG GAAAAGAACAATCCTACAACTGAATTCAATCATGACAACTTGGTAATTACAGTGATGAATCTGTTCCTGGCGGGAACTGAAACCACCAGCTCCACCATCAGATATGGCCTCAGTGCCCTGATTAAATACCCAAACATCCAGG AAAAAATGCAGCAGGAGATTGACACAGTGATTGGAAAGGAGCGCTGCCCCAACATGGAGGACAGGAAGTCCCTCCCCTTcacagatgctgtcattcatGAGGTTCAGCGTTACCTGGATATTGCTCCTTTCAGTGTCCCTCACTATGCGCTCAAGGACATCTCCTTCAGGGGTTACACAATCCCCAAG GACACTGTGATTCTGCCATTGTTGCACTCTGTGCTCAAAGAGGAAAAGCAATGGGCAACACCCGGGTCCTTCAACCCCCAGCACTTCCTGGACCAGAATGGCAACTTCAAGAAACATCCTGCATTCATGCCGTTTTCTGCAG GAAAGAGAGCGTGTGTTGGGGAAGGTCTGGCTCGTATGGAGCTGTTCATCTTCAtggtgtctctgctgcagcatttcaCCTTCTCCTGTGCTGAAGGCCCCGACAGTATTAACCTCAATCCAGAGTACAGCAGCTTTGCTAATGTTCCTCGCAGGCATGACATCATCGCTACCCCACGGTGA